In the genome of Deltaproteobacteria bacterium, the window GGTCGGCAAGGTGACCATGGCCCAGGTCGAAGCGATTGCCAAACTCAAAATGCCCGACCTGACCGCCAAGAATTTGGACGCGGCTGTCCGCTCCATCGCAGGAACAGCCCGTAGCATGGGCATAGAAGTACTGAACTAGGATGCAAGATCTTATGGGCAAGAAAGGCAAGAAATTCAGAACGGCAGCAGAAACGATCGACAGGGCTCTCAAGTATTCTCCCCGCGAGGGACTCGAACTGGCCCTGAAGTCTTCGTACGCGAAGTTCGACGAAACAGTGGACGTAGCCATCAATCTGGGTGTCAATCCCAAGTACTCCGATCAGATGGTTCGCGGAGCGGTTAGCCTCCCGCAGGGCTTGGGCAAGGAAGTCCGTGTCCTGGTCTTCTGCAAAGGAGAGGTTGAGGAGAAGGCCAAGGCCGCTGGAGCGGATTATGCCGGAGGGGAGGAGCTGGTCGAAAAGATCCAGGGTGGCTGGATGGAGTTCGACAAGGCCGTGGCCACCCCGGACATGATGGCTTTGGTGGGCAAGATCGGCAAGATTCTCGGCCCCCGCGGACTCATGCCCAACGCCAAGACGGGCACCGTGACCTTTGACGTGCAGAAGGCCGTCCAAGAACTGAAGGCCGGCAAGGTCGATTTCAAGGTCGACAAGGCCGGAGTGGTACATGCACCCATCGGGAAGGTTTCCTTTGGGGTTGATCGGATCATGGAGAACTTCAGATCCTTCGTCGACATGATCGTCAAACTGAAACCGTCATCGGCCAAGGGTACCTATCTCAAAGCCGTAAGCGTGGCCACGACCATGGGCCCCGGGGTGAAAATCGACCCCGGGACTCTTCGGGAGATGTAACATTTAAACATAGCTGAGCGCATTTCCCCGGAGTCAGAGAAAGCAGGTGGACTCGATCCTTAATATCCTGCCGAGACGCTTTGACTCGTGCGACCGATGCGTAAGCATGAGCGCGCCAGGATCAACCCGGCGCACTGAAGAATGAGGGGGACAAGGTGAACAGGGCAGAAAAAGCGCAGATCATCGAGGCTCTCAGGGAGAAGGCTGAGACGGCGAACATCGCCATCGTCACCGACTTCAAAGGGCTTAAAGTCGAGGAGACCAATCCTCTGCGCATACAGTTGCGCGAACAGAACGTTGATTTCCAAGTAGTGAAGAACACCTTGGCCGGATTAGCGTTCAAGGACACAAAGCATGCGGCCATATCCGAACAATTCAAGGAATGCTGTGCCGTGGCTTTCGGTTACGACGACCCGGTCGTAGCCAGCAAGATCGTTTTGGGGTATGCTAAGAAGAATAAAAAGTTCAGCGTTCGGTTTGCCAGTCTGGACGGAACGTTTCTCGACGCCGATTCCCTGACGCAATTGTCCGAGCTTCCTGGCAGGGAGCAATTGCTGGCTCAGATGTTGGGAACAATGAACGCCGTGCCCGGAAATTTTGTCCGGTTGTTTGCCAATCTGATTAGGAATATGCTCTACGCCTTGAACGCCATCAAGGAACAGAAAGAGCAGGTTTGAAACGAGTCAAAGCACCATTCAAGGAGGAAGAAAAATGGCTGATATAACCAAAGAACAGGTTGTCGATTTCATTTCGTCCATGACTGTCCTGGAACTGGCCGGGTTCATCAAGGAGCTTGAGGAGAAGTTCGGGGTCAGCGCTGCCGCTCCAGTGGCCGCCGTTGCTGCCGCTCCAGTGGCTGCCGCCGAGTCTCAGGCCGAAGAGAAAACCGAGTTCGACGTTGTGCTGACCGAAGCCGGTGGAAACAAGATTGCTGTCATCAAGGTCGTTCGGGCCTTGACCAACCTTGGACTCAAGGAGGCCAAGGCAAAGGTTGACGAGCTTCCCTCCGTGATCAAGGAAGCTGTTAGCAAGGAGCAGGCCGAGGAGGCCAAAGCTCAGCTCACCGAGGCCGGTGCCAAGGTCGAAGTCAAATAGCTGTCCTGATAGGGCCTTTAGGAATAGAAAGCAGAGCCAATATTGGACTGCTTTCTATTCCTTTTATTTTTTGTCCATCAAGTGTCGCTTGCGGCAACGGTAATGACCCGTTGCCTTTCGTATTTCATCCGACATTTCTGCTTTCCTGCGTCCCCCGTTCCTGTTCTGTCCACTGACCTCATTCAACTTCTGCAAATGGGTGGTCTACGCCCGAGGTTACAATGAGAGAGTTCATAAAGCAATTCGGAAAGATCAAAATTCCCATCGCAACCCCACACCTGCTGAGTCTCCAGCTCGATTCTTATCGGAAATTCCTGCAACTGGAAAAGCCACCAGCCAGTAGGGACGACGTTGGGCTCGAGGGGGTATTCAGGTCGGTCTTTCCAATCCACGATTTTAACAAGACAGCGACTCTCGAATACGTCAGCTACGAAGTCGGAAAGCCGAAGTTTGACGTCGATGAATGTATTTCCAAGGGTCTGACCTACGAGGCTCCGGTACGAATCAAAGTCCGTCTCGTCGTCTACGACGTGGACGAGGAAACCGGCAACCGCTCCATTCACGATATCAAGGAACAAGATATTTACTTCGGGACCCTGCCCCTGATTACGGACAAGGGTACATTCGTGGTCAACGGGACCGAACGGGTCATCGTCAATCAGCTACAACGTTCCCCGGGAATTATTTTCGAACACGATTCCGGCAAGACCCATTCCAGCGGAAAGGTCCTCTATTCGAGCCGAATCATACCCATGCGCGGCTCATGGCTCGATTTCGATATAGATCACAAGGGGATTCTCTACGTCCGCATCGACCGGCGTCGAAAGATGCCTGCGACCATTCTCCTCAAAGCTATGGGCATGACCGGTGAGGATATCCTCGACTATTTTTACGACAAGGAAGTCCTTCGTTTCGAGGGGGTCAGGGTTTTTCGCTCAGTTTCGCCTGCGAACTACAGAAAGGAAATGTCCTATGCTGATATCGTGGACGATCAAGGGGAGGTTGTGGTCCCCAAGGGTCGGTTGATCAACGAACGGCTTTGGAAGGCGGTATGCACTGCCAAAATCGATTTTATCGAGATCGATTCAAGCCAGGCCATGAACGAGTTTTTGGCACGCGAGGTCATCCATCCCGAGACAGGTGAAGTTCTCGGGGAGATGTGCGAACAACTCTCAGAAGAGCTTGTGGATCGGTTGCGGACCGCAGGGATCAACCAAGTGGAAAT includes:
- a CDS encoding 50S ribosomal protein L1, producing the protein MGKKGKKFRTAAETIDRALKYSPREGLELALKSSYAKFDETVDVAINLGVNPKYSDQMVRGAVSLPQGLGKEVRVLVFCKGEVEEKAKAAGADYAGGEELVEKIQGGWMEFDKAVATPDMMALVGKIGKILGPRGLMPNAKTGTVTFDVQKAVQELKAGKVDFKVDKAGVVHAPIGKVSFGVDRIMENFRSFVDMIVKLKPSSAKGTYLKAVSVATTMGPGVKIDPGTLREM
- a CDS encoding 50S ribosomal protein L10 encodes the protein MNRAEKAQIIEALREKAETANIAIVTDFKGLKVEETNPLRIQLREQNVDFQVVKNTLAGLAFKDTKHAAISEQFKECCAVAFGYDDPVVASKIVLGYAKKNKKFSVRFASLDGTFLDADSLTQLSELPGREQLLAQMLGTMNAVPGNFVRLFANLIRNMLYALNAIKEQKEQV
- a CDS encoding 50S ribosomal protein L7/L12, translating into MADITKEQVVDFISSMTVLELAGFIKELEEKFGVSAAAPVAAVAAAPVAAAESQAEEKTEFDVVLTEAGGNKIAVIKVVRALTNLGLKEAKAKVDELPSVIKEAVSKEQAEEAKAQLTEAGAKVEVK